In one window of Paraburkholderia phymatum STM815 DNA:
- a CDS encoding gamma-glutamylcyclotransferase family protein, with product MQNVFVYGTLRAGEINDIGAAAARNDISAPTLIGAATIRGRLFDFGAYPGLVPDDAGIQVRGDVYEIDDELVAVLDEIEEIYPGVEGLFLPREVTVEVDGMPVMCRYYPVQREAVKGLPEIRGGDWVEHRRSNAR from the coding sequence ATGCAAAACGTTTTTGTGTATGGCACCTTGCGTGCCGGCGAGATCAACGACATTGGTGCTGCGGCGGCGCGCAACGATATCTCGGCACCCACACTGATCGGTGCGGCCACCATACGCGGCCGCCTGTTCGACTTCGGCGCGTATCCGGGCCTGGTGCCGGACGACGCAGGCATCCAGGTGCGCGGCGATGTCTATGAAATCGACGATGAACTCGTTGCCGTGCTCGATGAGATCGAGGAGATCTATCCCGGTGTCGAGGGACTGTTCTTGCCACGCGAAGTGACCGTCGAGGTCGACGGTATGCCCGTGATGTGCCGCTACTATCCGGTGCAGCGGGAGGCCGTCAAAGGGCTGCCGGAAATTCGCGGCGGCGATTGGGTCGAGCATCGGCGCTCGAACGCGCGCTGA
- the aceB gene encoding malate synthase A, producing the protein MANTLSLPQGMNITGEIKPGFEAILTPQALELVAALHRTFEPRRQQLLKLRAERAQRLDAGERPDFLAGTRAIREGDWTIAPLPHDLQCRRVEITGPIERKMIINALNSGADSYMTDFEDSNAPSWDNQITGHINLKEAVRRTISLEQNGKSYRLNDRIATLIVRPRGWHLDEKHVTVDGQRVSGGIFDFALFLHHNAKEQRSRGTGPYFYLPKMESHLEARLWNDIFVAAQEAVGVPRGTIRATVLIETILAAFEMDEILYELREHSSGLNAGRWDYIFSAIKKFKNDKDFCLADRSQITMTVPFMRAYALQLLKTCHRRNAPAIGGMSALIPIKSDAAANDKAMTGVRSDKARDATDGYDGGWVAHPGLVPIAMEEFVKVLGDKPNQIGKQRDDVQVTGKDLLDFRPEAPITEAGLRNNINVGIHYLGSWLAGNGCVPIHNLMEDAATAEISRSQVWQWIRSPKGKLDDGRKVTAELVRELTGQELDKVKAAIAGDTAPYVRAAQIFVDMSTSETFTEFLTLPLYEEL; encoded by the coding sequence ATGGCGAACACGTTGTCGCTCCCGCAGGGCATGAACATCACCGGCGAAATCAAGCCCGGCTTCGAGGCGATTCTGACGCCCCAGGCACTCGAGCTCGTCGCCGCCCTGCACCGGACATTCGAGCCGCGTCGCCAGCAACTGCTGAAACTGCGCGCCGAACGCGCGCAGCGTCTCGACGCCGGCGAGCGCCCGGATTTTCTCGCCGGGACGCGAGCCATCCGCGAAGGCGACTGGACCATCGCGCCGCTGCCGCACGATCTGCAGTGCCGCCGCGTCGAGATCACGGGCCCCATCGAGCGGAAGATGATCATCAACGCGCTGAACTCGGGCGCAGATTCGTACATGACCGACTTCGAGGATTCGAATGCGCCGAGCTGGGACAACCAGATCACCGGACACATCAACCTGAAGGAAGCGGTGCGCCGCACGATCTCGCTGGAGCAGAACGGCAAGTCGTACAGGCTCAACGACAGGATTGCGACGCTGATCGTGCGTCCGCGCGGCTGGCATCTGGATGAGAAGCACGTCACCGTCGACGGACAACGGGTATCGGGCGGCATCTTCGACTTCGCGCTGTTCCTGCATCACAACGCGAAAGAGCAACGCTCGCGCGGCACGGGTCCCTACTTTTACCTGCCGAAGATGGAGAGCCATCTGGAAGCGCGTCTGTGGAACGACATCTTCGTCGCGGCGCAGGAAGCGGTTGGCGTGCCGCGCGGCACCATCCGCGCAACCGTGTTGATCGAGACGATCCTGGCTGCGTTCGAAATGGATGAGATCCTGTACGAACTGCGTGAACACAGCTCAGGCCTGAACGCCGGACGTTGGGACTACATCTTTTCGGCGATCAAGAAGTTCAAGAACGACAAAGATTTTTGCCTCGCGGATCGCTCGCAGATCACGATGACGGTGCCGTTCATGCGCGCATACGCGCTGCAGCTGCTGAAGACATGCCACCGACGCAACGCGCCAGCGATCGGCGGCATGAGCGCGCTGATCCCGATCAAGAGCGACGCGGCAGCCAACGACAAAGCGATGACCGGCGTGCGCTCCGACAAGGCACGCGATGCGACGGATGGTTACGACGGCGGCTGGGTCGCGCATCCCGGTCTCGTGCCCATCGCGATGGAAGAATTCGTGAAGGTACTGGGCGACAAGCCGAATCAGATCGGCAAGCAGCGCGACGATGTGCAGGTGACAGGCAAGGATCTGCTCGACTTCCGCCCGGAAGCGCCCATCACCGAGGCGGGGTTGCGCAACAACATCAACGTCGGCATTCACTACCTGGGTTCGTGGCTCGCAGGCAATGGCTGCGTGCCGATTCACAACCTGATGGAAGATGCCGCGACGGCGGAAATCTCGCGCTCCCAGGTGTGGCAATGGATCCGCTCGCCGAAGGGCAAACTCGACGACGGCCGCAAGGTAACGGCCGAACTGGTGCGCGAGCTGACGGGGCAGGAACTCGACAAGGTGAAGGCCGCGATCGCGGGCGACACCGCGCCGTACGTTCGCGCCGCGCAGATCTTCGTCGACATGTCGACGTCGGAGACCTTCACCGAGTTTCTGACGCTGCCGCTTTACGAAGAACTCTGA
- the rraA gene encoding ribonuclease E activity regulator RraA gives MNFATADLCDAHEDQLTAGTLRVLDPVFSRFGRASRFGGEAVTLKVFEDNTLVRATLEEKGVARVLVVDGGGSLRCALVGGNLGKLGEKNGWAGIVVFGCVRDTLELNECNLGIIALATHPQRSQKRGGGERDVSLRLPGSVVRPGEWIYADSDGVLVSSAPLV, from the coding sequence ATGAACTTCGCAACGGCAGATCTGTGCGACGCGCATGAAGACCAATTGACTGCGGGTACGCTGCGCGTGCTCGATCCCGTTTTCAGTCGTTTTGGGCGAGCGTCGCGTTTTGGCGGCGAAGCCGTCACGCTCAAGGTCTTCGAAGACAACACGCTGGTACGTGCGACGCTCGAAGAGAAAGGCGTGGCGCGCGTGCTGGTCGTCGACGGCGGCGGCAGTCTGCGCTGCGCGCTCGTTGGCGGCAATCTGGGCAAGCTGGGCGAGAAGAACGGTTGGGCGGGCATCGTCGTATTCGGCTGCGTGCGCGACACGCTGGAACTGAACGAATGCAACCTCGGCATTATCGCGCTCGCAACCCATCCTCAACGCAGCCAGAAACGCGGCGGTGGAGAGCGCGACGTGTCCTTGCGATTGCCGGGCTCGGTCGTGCGGCCGGGGGAGTGGATCTATGCGGACAGCGACGGCGTGCTGGTGTCGAGCGCGCCGCTCGTCTGA
- a CDS encoding universal stress protein: MFKHILVPTDGSDLSKKAIDGAIDLAQAVGARVTAYACLPQYPYSPFSEVVIEPPVDFQDRSEREARQHLQEVEEAARGAGVECTSQTSVHPSPYLGIIEAAEQGGCDVIFMASHGRRGLGSLLIGSETQRVLTHTKIPVIVYR; encoded by the coding sequence ATGTTCAAGCACATCCTCGTTCCGACCGATGGCTCGGACCTGTCGAAGAAGGCGATCGACGGCGCAATTGATCTCGCTCAGGCCGTCGGCGCGCGCGTCACCGCCTATGCGTGCCTGCCGCAATATCCGTACTCGCCGTTTTCCGAAGTCGTGATCGAGCCGCCTGTCGATTTTCAGGACCGCAGCGAGCGCGAGGCGCGCCAGCATCTGCAGGAGGTCGAGGAAGCGGCGCGGGGGGCGGGCGTCGAATGCACCAGCCAGACCAGCGTGCATCCGTCGCCGTATCTCGGCATCATCGAAGCGGCCGAGCAGGGCGGCTGCGACGTGATCTTCATGGCGTCGCACGGGCGGCGCGGCCTCGGCAGTCTGCTAATCGGCAGCGAGACCCAGCGCGTGCTCACGCATACGAAAATTCCGGTGATCGTGTATCGCTAG
- a CDS encoding haloacid dehalogenase type II: MSATTTLSSTQHLKAVIFDAYGTLFDVHSVVAAAEQMFPGHGDALSQLWRQKQIEYAQLRTAADPAGAHYQPFWNITLDALRFAARKLGLSLNAAGEKRLMDEYACLSAFPDVLPVLRRLRELKIGLAILSNGNPQMLDIAVKSAGMSGLFHHVLSVDAVRTFKPAPATYALGTAAFGATARDIVFVSSNGWDASGANWFGYTVFWLNRLGAPAEELGVTPHGTGRSMNDLIAFIANEPSPEKAEKAAKREKGSRTRHGPGA; this comes from the coding sequence ATGTCGGCCACAACGACACTCTCTTCCACGCAGCACCTGAAAGCGGTGATCTTCGACGCCTACGGCACGTTGTTCGACGTACATTCCGTCGTCGCTGCAGCGGAGCAGATGTTTCCGGGCCACGGCGACGCGCTCTCGCAGTTGTGGCGGCAAAAACAGATCGAATACGCGCAGTTGCGCACGGCCGCCGACCCCGCCGGGGCGCACTACCAGCCGTTCTGGAACATCACGCTCGACGCGCTGCGCTTTGCCGCGCGCAAGCTCGGTCTTTCGCTGAACGCGGCAGGCGAAAAGCGCCTGATGGACGAGTATGCCTGCCTGTCCGCGTTCCCCGACGTGCTGCCCGTGTTGCGGCGGCTACGCGAGCTGAAGATCGGCCTCGCGATTCTCTCGAACGGCAATCCGCAAATGCTCGATATCGCCGTGAAGAGCGCGGGCATGTCCGGACTGTTCCATCACGTGCTGTCGGTGGACGCCGTACGAACGTTCAAGCCAGCGCCCGCGACCTACGCGCTCGGCACAGCGGCATTCGGCGCTACGGCGCGCGATATCGTGTTCGTGTCGTCGAACGGCTGGGACGCGAGCGGCGCGAACTGGTTCGGCTACACGGTGTTCTGGCTCAACCGTCTGGGCGCGCCCGCGGAAGAGCTGGGCGTGACGCCGCACGGCACGGGCAGGAGCATGAACGATCTGATCGCATTTATCGCAAACGAGCCGTCGCCCGAAAAGGCCGAAAAAGCCGCGAAACGGGAGAAAGGCAGCCGCACGCGCCACGGCCCTGGCGCATGA
- a CDS encoding LysR family transcriptional regulator, translated as MDRFKQIETFVTVAARGSLSAAAQAEGVAPAIIGRRIDALEERLGVKLLVRTTRRITLTYEGSAFLEDCQRIIHDMQNAEASVSAGGVKASGHLRLSAPAGFGRRHVAPLVPAFTVAHPDVSISLDLSDRMVDLVNEGFDCAIRLGELPDSSLVSLKLGENRRVCVASPAYLARRAAPQTLADLAHHNCLALGASANQQRGWVFQQGDKVVTIKVSGTMECSDGAVLHEWCLEGYGLAWRSWWEVGADIAAGSLVSVLDNHAAPPIGIHAVFPQRRHLPLRVRLFLDFLKHTYGNPAYWI; from the coding sequence ATGGACCGTTTCAAGCAGATCGAGACCTTCGTGACCGTCGCGGCGCGCGGCAGCCTGTCGGCGGCAGCGCAGGCGGAAGGCGTAGCGCCTGCCATCATCGGGCGCCGTATCGACGCGCTCGAGGAACGCCTCGGCGTCAAGCTGCTCGTGCGCACCACGCGCCGCATCACATTGACCTACGAAGGCTCCGCCTTTCTCGAAGACTGTCAGCGGATCATTCACGACATGCAGAACGCCGAAGCGAGCGTGTCGGCGGGCGGCGTCAAGGCGAGCGGGCATTTGCGCTTGTCGGCGCCAGCGGGCTTCGGCCGCAGACACGTCGCACCGCTCGTGCCTGCGTTCACGGTGGCGCATCCCGACGTGTCGATTTCTCTCGACCTGTCCGACCGCATGGTCGACCTCGTCAACGAAGGATTCGATTGCGCGATCCGGCTCGGCGAACTTCCGGATTCGTCGCTGGTGTCGTTGAAGCTCGGTGAGAACCGGCGTGTCTGTGTCGCGTCGCCGGCCTATCTCGCGCGACGCGCGGCGCCGCAGACGCTCGCCGATCTCGCGCACCATAACTGTCTCGCGCTTGGCGCGAGTGCGAACCAGCAGCGCGGCTGGGTGTTTCAGCAGGGTGACAAGGTCGTGACGATCAAGGTATCGGGCACGATGGAATGCTCGGACGGAGCGGTGCTGCACGAGTGGTGCCTGGAAGGCTACGGGCTTGCATGGCGCTCGTGGTGGGAAGTGGGCGCGGACATCGCGGCGGGAAGCCTCGTCAGCGTGCTCGACAACCATGCGGCGCCGCCCATCGGCATTCACGCCGTGTTTCCGCAGCGGCGGCATTTGCCGTTGCGCGTGCGTCTTTTCCTCGATTTTCTCAAGCATACCTACGGCAACCCGGCGTACTGGATCTGA
- the aceA gene encoding isocitrate lyase, with translation MTRNEQAKQLQQQWESDSRWKGIKRGFTAEDVVRLRGSVQPEHTLARRGAEKLWSDMHQEPFVNALGALTGNQAMQQVKAGLKAIYLSGWQVAGDANVAGEMYPDQSLYPANSVPLVVKRINNTLTRADQIQWSEGKNPGDEGYIDYFAPIVADAEAGFGGVLNAFELMKAMIEAGAAGVHFEDQLASVKKCGHMGGKVLVPTRENVAKLTAARLAADVLGVPTVLIARTDAEAADLITSDVDDNDKPFLTGERTVEGFFRTKPGLEQAVSRGLAYAPYADLIWCETGKPDLEYAKKFAEAIHKQFPGKMLSYNCSPSFNWKKNLDDATIAKFQKELGAMGYKFQFITLAGFHALNYSMFNLAHGYARQQMSAFVELQQAEFAAAERGFTAVKHQREVGTGYFDAVTQTVEREASTTALHGSTEDEQFFDKKVA, from the coding sequence ATGACGCGCAACGAACAGGCAAAGCAGCTTCAGCAACAATGGGAATCGGATAGCCGCTGGAAAGGCATCAAGCGCGGCTTCACGGCGGAAGACGTCGTGCGTCTGCGTGGCTCGGTGCAGCCGGAGCACACGCTCGCACGCCGCGGCGCCGAAAAGCTGTGGAGCGACATGCATCAGGAGCCGTTCGTGAATGCACTCGGCGCGCTCACGGGCAACCAGGCGATGCAGCAGGTGAAGGCGGGCCTCAAGGCGATCTATCTGTCGGGCTGGCAAGTCGCAGGCGACGCCAACGTGGCGGGCGAAATGTATCCCGACCAGTCGCTCTATCCGGCGAACTCGGTGCCGCTGGTCGTGAAGCGCATCAACAACACACTGACGCGCGCCGACCAGATCCAATGGTCGGAAGGCAAGAATCCGGGCGACGAAGGTTACATCGACTACTTCGCACCCATCGTCGCGGACGCGGAAGCCGGTTTCGGCGGCGTGCTGAACGCGTTCGAATTGATGAAAGCGATGATCGAAGCGGGCGCGGCCGGCGTGCACTTCGAAGACCAGCTGGCGTCGGTGAAGAAGTGCGGCCACATGGGTGGCAAGGTTCTCGTGCCGACGCGCGAAAACGTCGCGAAGCTGACGGCCGCACGTCTGGCCGCCGACGTGCTGGGCGTGCCGACCGTGCTGATCGCCCGTACGGACGCCGAAGCAGCCGACCTGATCACGTCCGACGTCGACGACAACGACAAGCCGTTCCTGACGGGCGAGCGCACGGTGGAAGGCTTCTTCCGCACCAAGCCGGGCCTCGAGCAGGCCGTGTCGCGCGGTCTCGCGTACGCGCCGTATGCCGATCTGATCTGGTGCGAGACGGGCAAGCCGGACCTCGAGTACGCGAAGAAATTCGCCGAGGCGATCCACAAGCAATTCCCGGGCAAGATGCTGTCGTACAACTGCTCGCCGTCGTTCAACTGGAAGAAGAACCTCGACGACGCAACGATCGCGAAGTTCCAGAAGGAACTCGGCGCGATGGGCTACAAGTTCCAGTTCATCACGCTGGCCGGCTTCCACGCACTGAACTACTCGATGTTCAACCTCGCGCACGGCTATGCACGTCAGCAGATGAGCGCATTCGTCGAACTGCAGCAGGCGGAGTTCGCCGCTGCCGAACGTGGCTTCACGGCCGTCAAGCACCAGCGCGAAGTGGGCACGGGCTACTTCGACGCCGTCACGCAGACGGTCGAGCGCGAAGCATCGACGACGGCACTGCATGGCTCGACGGAAGACGAGCAATTCTTCGACAAGAAGGTCGCCTGA